One genomic region from Rosa rugosa chromosome 1, drRosRugo1.1, whole genome shotgun sequence encodes:
- the LOC133727287 gene encoding uncharacterized protein LOC133727287, whose amino-acid sequence MHRLKSTLSRNYSMKRQPSTVTADTTAPSVPHNESTMSLGLSSRQITLLLSSIWAQSISPLNTPEIYQAIAHTYSLVLLYARTKWERRGKAAYTQHHIDAIRTEWAKFVVKTYM is encoded by the exons ATGCACAGATTGAAGTCAACTTTAAGCCGAAACTACAGTATGAAAAGGCAACCATCAACTGTGACTGCTGATACAACAGCTCCAAGTGTTCCACATAATGAATCG ACAATGTCCCTTGGGTTAAGCAGTCGCCAGATTACCCTTCTGCTTTCATCTATCTGGGCACAGTCCATCTCCCCTTTAAATACGCCTGAAATCTATCAAGCAATTGCTCATACCTACAGCCTTGTGTTGCTATATGCTCGGACTAAG TGGGAGAGAAGAGGGAAGGCAGCATATACGCAGCACCATATTGATGCAATCAGAACAGAGTGGGCAAAATTTGTTGTTAAAACATATATGTAA